The Maylandia zebra isolate NMK-2024a linkage group LG7, Mzebra_GT3a, whole genome shotgun sequence genome contains a region encoding:
- the syt19 gene encoding synaptotagmin-2 isoform X1 yields MVTLIDYPAPMELFSKAGELRMPFSDVVKYCILGISIILLLLALGILAWQIYRFCTEKYTTYTQQDAGHNDLLYSDEGPTTTGNYSGAPSTKLEDVSTEAHRLSRYLSQPSFPSLASTEAAGDKEEQATIQKVDGSLRFSVYYDQMQSRLVVTVLQVEGLLEQSESRTLQPFVKILLMWAGSEAVEVEGFKDEEGEGLSPVLWTVLQEWRTRIVKGSCNPLFGDQFSCVLQEEKLHHINLRMEVRDFDKFSRNTVLGDVRVPLGQLNISYPLELQEDLKIPQKDLVGEVLLSLKFLPTSQRLEVGLLKVKTVLSEISPNAALYARISVQCNQFKLKYQKSSTVARCLVTVFNEVLLFSLPEVHLERCKILVSIYETRPTSKSAKQLIGQLSVGKEKSSEDEHWTLMMRSVRQPVAKWHGLLI; encoded by the exons ATGGTGACTCTTATAGACTACCCAGCTCCTATGGAGCTGTTTTCAAAAGCTGGAGAGCTGAGAATGCCATTTTCTGATGTGGTCAAATACTGCATTCTGGGTATCTCCATCATTCTCCTACTGCTGGCTCTGGGCATCTTAGCCTGGCAGATCTACAGATTCTGCACAGAGAAATACACTACATACACCCAGCAAGATGCAG GGCATAATGATTTGCTGTATTCAGACGAAGGGCCAACGACAACAGGAAACTACTCAGGAGCTCCAAGTACCAAA CTGGAGGATGTCAGCACAGAGGCCCACAGACTGAGTCGCTACCTGTCTCAGCCCTCGTTTCCCTCCTTAGCATCCACCGAGGCAGCTGGAGACAAAGAAGAGCAGGCAACTATTCAAAAG GTGGATGGATCATTACGATTCTCCGTCTACTATGATCAGATGCAGTCACGTCTGGTGGTCACCGTGCTGCAGGTGGAGGGGCTTTTGGAACAGAGTGAGAGCCGAACCCTCCAACCATTTGTTAAAATACTGCTCATGTGGGCTGGATCAGAGGCTGTAGAAGTCGAGGGCTTTAAAGATGAAGAG GGGGAAGGCTTGTCGCCTGTTCTGTGGACAGTACTGCAGGAGTGGCGTACTCGCATTGTGAAAGGCAGCTGTAACCCTTTATTTGGAGACCAGTTCAGCTGTGTTTTACAAGAGGAAAAGCTTCATCATATCAACCTAAGGATGGAG GTACGAGACTTTGATAAATTCTCCAGAAACACAGTGTTAGGAGATGTGAGGGTTCCTTTAGGACAGCTCAACATCTCCTACCCTCTGGAACTACAGGAGGATCTAAAGATACCCCAGAAG GATCTTGTTGGAGAGGTGCTTTTGTCCCTGAAATTTCTTCCCACGTCTCAGAGGCTGGAGGTTGGCCTGCTAAAGGTCAAAACTGTCCTTTCTGAGATATCCCCAAATGcag CCCTGTATGCCAGGATCAGCGTCCAGTGCAATCAGTTCAAGCTAAAGTACCAGAAAAGCTCTACAGTGGCTCGGTGCCTGGTGACTGTTTTCAATGAGGTCCTCTTGTTCTCCCTGCCAGAGGTTCATCTGGAGCGGTGTAAAATTTTGGTCTCTATATATGAAACTCGCCCAACAAGCAAATCAgccaaacagctgatcggacaGCTGAGTGTGGGGAAGGAGAAGAGTTCAGAAGATGAGCACTGGACTTTGATGATGCGCTCAGTACGTCAGCCAGTAGCAAAGTGGCATGGCCTACTGatctga
- the si:dkey-12e7.4 gene encoding C-signal: MSAAMNFKKCGSVLITGASRGLGLQLVDSLASGQFSPGKIIATCRNPGNAQELQELAEKHPNIHIITLDVVNQESIEKSVEEVSKLVQEEGLNCLINNVGIKVVADFHSVTAEMMIENFHTNTVAPLMITKAYLPLLKKAASRGGAGGSATMGIQRAAVINMTSLLGSVELTWGERANNFKWYPYRTSKSALNMVSRCMAVDLEPDGILCMAIHPGWVRTDMGGSEAPLSPEDSISFMLSVIGGLTEKDHGSFLNFTGEQIPW; the protein is encoded by the exons ATGAGTGCTgctatgaattttaaaaaatgcggCTCTGTGCTGATTACTGGAGCCAGCCGGGGCCTCGGGCTGCAGTTAGTGGACAGTCTGGCAAGTGGACAGTTTTCACCTGGAAAGATAATAGCCACGTGCAGAAACCCTGGTAACGCACAG GAACTTCAAGAACTGGCGGAGAAGCATCCCAACATCCACATAATCACTTTGG ACGTAGTGAACCAGGAGAGCATAGAGAAGTCTGTAGAAGAGGTGAGCAAGCTGGTGCAAGAAGAAGGTCTGAACTGCCTGATCAACAATGTGGGCATCAAAGTGGTGGCCGACTTTCATTCTGTTACCGCCGAGATGATGATAGAAAACTTCCACACCAACACTGTGGCTCCTCTAATGATCACTAAg GCTTATCTGCCTCTTCTAAAAAAAGCTGCATCCAGAGGAGGGGCAGGAGGCTCAGCTACAATGGGAATCCAGAGGGCAGCGGTTATTAACATGACCTCACtgctgggctctgtggagcTCACTTGGGGTGAGAGGGCCAACAACTTCAAATGGTACCCCTACAGGACATCCAAG AGTGCACTAAACATGGTTAGTCGCTGCATGGCTGTAGACCTAGAGCCAGATGGGATTCTCTGTATGGCTATACACCCTGGCTGGGTACGCACTGACATGGGGGGGTCAGAG GCTCCACTGAGTCCCGAGGATAGTATTTCTTTCATGTTGTCTGTGATTGGAGGGCTAACTGAAAAGGACCATGGCTCATTTCTGAACTTTACAGGAGAGCAGATACCTTGGTGA
- the syt19 gene encoding synaptotagmin-2 isoform X2, whose product MVTLIDYPAPMELFSKAGELRMPFSDVVKYCILGISIILLLLALGILAWQIYRFCTEKYTTYTQQDAGHNDLLYSDEGPTTTGNYSGAPSTKLEDVSTEAHRLSRYLSQPSFPSLASTEAAGDKEEQATIQKMQSRLVVTVLQVEGLLEQSESRTLQPFVKILLMWAGSEAVEVEGFKDEEGEGLSPVLWTVLQEWRTRIVKGSCNPLFGDQFSCVLQEEKLHHINLRMEVRDFDKFSRNTVLGDVRVPLGQLNISYPLELQEDLKIPQKDLVGEVLLSLKFLPTSQRLEVGLLKVKTVLSEISPNAALYARISVQCNQFKLKYQKSSTVARCLVTVFNEVLLFSLPEVHLERCKILVSIYETRPTSKSAKQLIGQLSVGKEKSSEDEHWTLMMRSVRQPVAKWHGLLI is encoded by the exons ATGGTGACTCTTATAGACTACCCAGCTCCTATGGAGCTGTTTTCAAAAGCTGGAGAGCTGAGAATGCCATTTTCTGATGTGGTCAAATACTGCATTCTGGGTATCTCCATCATTCTCCTACTGCTGGCTCTGGGCATCTTAGCCTGGCAGATCTACAGATTCTGCACAGAGAAATACACTACATACACCCAGCAAGATGCAG GGCATAATGATTTGCTGTATTCAGACGAAGGGCCAACGACAACAGGAAACTACTCAGGAGCTCCAAGTACCAAA CTGGAGGATGTCAGCACAGAGGCCCACAGACTGAGTCGCTACCTGTCTCAGCCCTCGTTTCCCTCCTTAGCATCCACCGAGGCAGCTGGAGACAAAGAAGAGCAGGCAACTATTCAAAAG ATGCAGTCACGTCTGGTGGTCACCGTGCTGCAGGTGGAGGGGCTTTTGGAACAGAGTGAGAGCCGAACCCTCCAACCATTTGTTAAAATACTGCTCATGTGGGCTGGATCAGAGGCTGTAGAAGTCGAGGGCTTTAAAGATGAAGAG GGGGAAGGCTTGTCGCCTGTTCTGTGGACAGTACTGCAGGAGTGGCGTACTCGCATTGTGAAAGGCAGCTGTAACCCTTTATTTGGAGACCAGTTCAGCTGTGTTTTACAAGAGGAAAAGCTTCATCATATCAACCTAAGGATGGAG GTACGAGACTTTGATAAATTCTCCAGAAACACAGTGTTAGGAGATGTGAGGGTTCCTTTAGGACAGCTCAACATCTCCTACCCTCTGGAACTACAGGAGGATCTAAAGATACCCCAGAAG GATCTTGTTGGAGAGGTGCTTTTGTCCCTGAAATTTCTTCCCACGTCTCAGAGGCTGGAGGTTGGCCTGCTAAAGGTCAAAACTGTCCTTTCTGAGATATCCCCAAATGcag CCCTGTATGCCAGGATCAGCGTCCAGTGCAATCAGTTCAAGCTAAAGTACCAGAAAAGCTCTACAGTGGCTCGGTGCCTGGTGACTGTTTTCAATGAGGTCCTCTTGTTCTCCCTGCCAGAGGTTCATCTGGAGCGGTGTAAAATTTTGGTCTCTATATATGAAACTCGCCCAACAAGCAAATCAgccaaacagctgatcggacaGCTGAGTGTGGGGAAGGAGAAGAGTTCAGAAGATGAGCACTGGACTTTGATGATGCGCTCAGTACGTCAGCCAGTAGCAAAGTGGCATGGCCTACTGatctga
- the LOC101481490 gene encoding myosin heavy chain, fast skeletal muscle: MSTDAEMAVYGKAAIYLRKPEKERIEAQNKPFDAKSACYVTDAKELYLKGTIIKKDGANVTVKVLDTQEDRTVKEDDVSPMNPPKFDKIEDMAMMTHLNEASVLYNLKERYAAWMIYTYSGLFCATVNPYKWLPVYDSEVVAAYRGKKRMEAPPHIFSVSDNAYQFMLTDRENQSVLITGESGAGKTVNTKRVIQYFATISVGGDKKKEQTSGKMQGSLEDQIIAANPLLEAYGNAKTVRNDNSSRFGKFIRIHFGTTGKLASADIETYLLEKSRVTFQLPDERGYHIFYQMMTNHKPELLEIALITTNPYDFPMCSMGQITVASIDDKVELEATDNAIDILGFSNEEKMSIYKMTGAVLHHGNMKFKQKQREEQAEPDGTEDADKVAYLLGLNSADMLKALCYPRVKVGNEYVTKGQTVPQVLNSVTALAKSIYEKMFLWMVIRINQMLDTKQQRNYFIGVLDIAGFEIFDFNTLEQLCINFTNEKLQQFFNHHMFVLEQEEYKKEGIIWEFIDFGMDLAACIELIEKPMGIFSILEEECMFPKATDTSFKNKLYDQHLGKCKAFEKPKPAKGKAEAHFSLVHYAGTVDYNIGGWLDKNKDPLNESVLQLYQKSSVKLLSLLYPPVVEETGKKGGKKKGGSMQTVSSQFRENLGKLMTNLRSTHPHFVRCLIPNESKTPGLMENFLVIHQLRCNGVLEGIRICRKGFPSRILYGDFKQRYKVLNASVIPEGQFIDNKKAAEKLLGSIDVDHDQYRFGHTKVFFKAGLLGTLEEMRDEKLAALVTMTQAVCRGFLMRKEYVKMTERRESIYTIQYNIRSFMNVKHWPWMKVYYKIKPLLKSAETEKELQQMKENYEKMKTDLAAALAKKKELEEKMVSLLQEKNDLQLQVASESENLSDAEERCEGLIKSKIQLEAKLKEVTERLEDEEEINAELTGKKRKLEDECSELKKDIDDLELTLAKVEKEKHATENKVKNLTEEMASQDESIAKLTKEKKALQEAHQQTLDDLQSEEDKVNTLTKSKTKLEQQVDDLEGSLEQEKKLRMDLERAKRKLEGDLKLAQESIMDLENDKQQSDEKLKKKDFEISQLLSKIEDEQSMGAQLQKKIKELQARIEELEEEIEAERAARAKVEKQRADLSRELEEISERLEEAGGATAAQIEMNKKREAEFQKLRRDLEESTLQHEATAAALRKKQADSVAELGEQIDNLQRVKQKLEKEKSEYKMEIDDLSSNMEAVAKAKGNLEKMCRTLEDQLSELKAKNDENVRQINDLGAQRARLLTENGEFSRQIEEKEALVSQLTRGKQAFTQQIEELKRHIEEEIKAKNALAHALQSARHDCDLLREQFEEEQEAKAELQRSMSKANSEVAQWRSKYETDAIQRTEELEEAKKKLAQRLQEAEEQIEAVNSKCASLEKTKQRLQSEVEDLMIDVERANGLAANLDKKQRNFDKVLAEWKQKYEEGQAEVEGAQKEARSLSTELFKMKNSYEEALDQLETMKRENKNLQQEISDLTEQIGETGKSIHELEKAKKQVETEKSEIQTALEEAEGTLEHEESKILRVQLELNQVKGEVDRKLAEKDEEIEQIKRNSQRVTDSMQSTLDSEVRSRNDALRIKKKMEGDLNEMEIQLSHANRQAAESQKQLRNVQAQLKDAQLHLDDAVRSQDDFKEQAAMVERRNGLMVAEIEELRAALEQTERSRKIAEQELVDASERVGLLHSQNTSLLNTKKKLEADLVQIQSEVDDTVQEARNAEDKAKKAITDAAVMAEELKKEQDTSAHLERMKKNLEAAVKDLQHRLDEAENLAMKGGKKQLQKLESRVRELEAEVEAEQRRGADAVKGVRKYERRVKELTYQTEEDKKNINRLQDLVDKLQLKVKAYKRQAEEAEEQANVHLSKYRKIQHELEEAEERADIAESQVNKLRAKSRDSGKGKDAAE; encoded by the exons ATGAGTACGGACGCAGAGATGGCCGTTTATGGCAAAGCTGCCATTTACCTCCGTAAGCCAGAGAAGGAGAGAATTGAGGCTCAGAACAAACCTTTTGATGCCAAGTCTGCCTGCTATGTGACTGATGCCAAAGAGCTGTACTTGAAGGGTACTATCATCAAGAAAGATGGTGCCAATGTCACCGTCAAAGTCTTGGACACTCAGGAG GACAGGACAGTCAAAGAAGACGACGTCTCCCCAATGAACCCTCCCAAGTTCGACAAAATTGAGGACATGGCCATGATGACCCACCTCAATGAAGCCTCTGTGCTGTATAACCTCAAAGAGCGTTATGCAGCATGGATGATCTAT ACCTACTCTGGGTTGTTCTGCGCCACAGTAAATCCCTACAAGTGGCTCCCAGTGTACGACTCTGAAGTCGTCGCTGCCTATAGAGGCAAGAAGCGTATGGAGGCTCCACCCCACATCTTCTCTGTCTCTGACAACGCTTATCAGTTCATGCTTACTG ATAGGGAGAACCAGTCTGTCTTGATCAC TGGAGAATCTGGTGCCGGAAAGACTGTGAACACCAAGCGTGTCATCCAGTACTTTGCCACTATCTCAGTTGGTGGAGATAAGAAGAAGGAACAAACATCCGGCAAAATGCAG GGGTCCCTGGAGGATCAGATTATTGCAGCCAATCCCTTGCTGGAGGCTTACGGTAACGCCAAAACTGTGAGGAATGACAACTCTTCTCGTTTT GGTAAATTCATCAGGATTCATTTTGGCACAACTGGCAAACTGGCTAGTGCTGATATTGAGACAT ATCTGCTGGAGAAGTCTAGAGTGACATTCCAGCTTCCCGATGAGAGAGGTTACCACATCTTCTACCAGATGATGACAAACCACAAGCCAGAGCTGCTTG AAATAGCCCTCATCACAACCAACCCCTACGACTTCCCCATGTGCAGCATGGGTCAGATTACTGTGGCCAGCATTGATGACAAAGTTGAGCTGGAAGCAACAGAT AATGCTATTGACATCCTGGGCTTCAGTAATGAGGAGAAGATGAGCATCTACAAAATGACTGGTGCTGTGCTTCATCATGGTAACATGAAGTTCAAGCAGAAGCAGCGTGAGGAGCAAGCTGAGCCTGATGGCACAGAGG ATGCTGACAAGGTTGCTTACTTGCTGGGTTTGAACTCTGCTGACATGCTGAAGGCTCTGTGCTATCCCAGAGTGAAGGTCGGAAATGAGTATGTCACCAAGGGACAGACTGTACCTCAG gtgCTGAACTCTGTGACAGCCCTGGCCAAGTCCATCTATGAAAAGATGTTCTTGTGGATGGTCATCCGTATCAACCAGATGTTGGACACAAAGCAGCAAAGGAATTACTTCATTGGTGTCCTGGATATTGCTGGCTTTGAGATCTTTGAT TTCAACACCTTGGAACAACTGTGCATTAACTTCACCAATGAGAAACTGCAACAGTTTTTCAACCACCACATGTTCGTCCTGGAGCAAGAGGAGTACAAGAAGGAGGGTATTATCTGGGAGTTCATTGACTTTGGCATGGACTTGGCTGCCTGCATTGAGCTTATTGAAAAG CCCATGGGCATCTTCTCCATCCTTGAAGAGGAGTGCATGTTCCCCAAGGCAACTGACACATCCTTCAAGAACAAACTATATGACCAGCATCTTGGCAAGTGCAAAGCATTTGAGAAGCCAAAACCTGCCAAGGGCAAGGCTGAGGCCCACTTCTCCCTGGTGCACTATGCTGGCACTGTGGACTACAACATCGGTGGCTGGCTGGATAAGAACAAGGACCCACTGAATGAGTCTGTGCTGCAACTTTACCAGAAGTCCTCAGTTAAACTGCTGAGTCTTCTGTATCCACCTGTAGTTGAAG agactGGCAAGAAGGGTGGCAAGAAGAAGGGTGGCTCCATGCAGACTGTGTCTTCACAGTTCAGG GAGAACTTGGGCAAGCTAATGACAAACCTGAGAAGCACCCATCCTCACTTTGTGCGTTGCCTGATCCCTAACGAGTCAAAGACTCCAG GTCTGATGGAGAACTTCTTGGTCATCCACCAGCTCAGGTGTAACGGTGTGCTGGAGGGTATCAGAATCTGCAGAAAAGGTTTCCCCAGCAGAATCCTCTATGGTGACTTCAAACAGAG ATACAAGGTACTGAATGCCAGCGTCATCCCTGAGGGCCAGTTCATTGACAACAAGAAGGCTGCAGAGAAACTGCTTGGATCAATTGATGTTGATCACGACCAGTACAGATTTGGACACACTAAG GTGTTCTTCAAGGCTGGTCTCCTGGGTACCCttgaggagatgagagatgaaaAGTTGGCAGCTCTGGTCACCATGACTCAGGCTGTCTGCCGTGGTTTCCTCATGAGAAAGGAGTATGTCAAAATGACGGAGAGGAG GGAGTCCATCTACACCATCCAGTACAACATCCGCTCATTCATGAATGTCAAACACTGGCCATGGATGAAGGTGTACTACAAGATCAAGCCTCTGCTCAAGAGTGCTGAAACTGAGaaggagctgcagcagatgaAGGAGAATTATGAGAAGATGAAAACAGATCTGGCTGCTGCCCTGGCCAAGAAGAAGGAACTAGAGGAGAAGATGGTGTCCCTTCTGCAGGAGAAGAACGATCTGCAGCTCCAAGTGGCATCT GAATCAGAGAATCTCTCAGATGCTGAGGAGAGATGTGAGGGACTTATCAAGAGCAAGATTCAGCTGGAGGCAAAACTCAAAGAGGTAACTGAGAGACTGGAGGATGAAGAAGAAATCAATGCCGAGCTCACTGGCAAGAAGagaaagctggaggatgaatgctctGAGCTCAAGAAAGATATCGATGACCTGGAGCTTACCTTGGCTAAAGTAGAGAAGGAGAAACATGCCACTGAGAACAAG GTGAAGAATCTGACTGAAGAGATGGCTTCTCAAGATGAGAGCATCGCTAAGCTGACTAAGGAGAAGAAAGCTCTTCAGGAGGCTCATCAGCAGACTCTTGATGACCTCCAGTCTGAGGAAGACAAAGTCAACACTCTGACCAAGTCCAAGACCAAGCTTGAGCAGCAAGTTGATGAT CTTGAGGGTTCTCTGGAACAAGAGAAGAAGCTTCGTATGGACCTTGAGAGAGCCAAGAGGAAGCTGGAGGGTGATCTGAAGCTCGCCCAGGAATCCATTATGGATCTTGAGAATGACAAGCAGCAGTCTGATGAGAAACTGAAAAA GAAAGACTTTGAAATCAGTCAGCTCCTTAGCAAGATTGAGGATGAGCAGTCAATGGGTGCCCAGCTTCAGAAGAAGATCAAGGAGCTTCAG GCTCGTATtgaagagctggaggaggagattGAGGCTGAACGTGCTGCTCGCGCCAAGGTTGAGAAGCAGAGAGCTGACCTCTCCAGGGAACTTGAAGAGATCAGTGAAAGGCTGGAGGAAGCAGGTGGTGCAACTGCTGCTCAGATTGAGATGAACAAGAAGCGTGAAGCTGAGTTCCAGAAGCTCCGTCGTGACCTGGAGGAGTCTACTCTGCAGCATGAAGCCACCGCTGCTGCTCTGCGCAAGAAGCAGGCTGACAGCGTTGCTGAGCTGGGAGAGCAGATCGACAACCTCCAACGTGTGAAGCAGAAGCTTGAGAAGGAAAAGAGTGAATACAAGATGGAGATTGACGACCTGTCCAGCAACATGGAAGCTGTCGCTAAAGCAAAG GGAAATCTTGAAAAGATGTGCCGTACTCTTGAGGACCAACTTAGTGAACTGAAGGCCAAAAACGATGAAAATGTCCGTCAGATCAATGATTTGGGTGCACAGAGAGCACGTCTGCTTACTGAAAATG GTGAGTTCAGCCGCCAGATTGAAGAGAAAGAAGCTCTCGTCTCTCAGCTGACCAGAGGCAAACAGGCCTTCACACAGCAGATTGAGGAGCTGAAGAGACACATTGAAGAGGAGATTAAG GCCAAGAATGCCCTTGCCCATGCACTGCAGTCAGCTCGCCACGACTGTGACCTGCTGAGGGAACAGTTTGAAGAGGAGCAGGAGGCCAAGGCTGAGCTGCAGCGTTCAATGTCCAAGGCCAACAGTGAGGTGGCTCAGTGGAGAAGCAAATATGAAACTGATGCTATCCAGCGCACTGAGGAGCTTGAGGAAGCCAA GAAAAAGCTGGCCCAGCGCCTTCAGGAGGCAGAGGAGCAGATCGAGGCTGTTAACTCCAAGTGTGCTTCTCTGGAGAAGACCAAACAGAGGCTCCAGAGTGAAGTGGAGGACCTCATGATTGATGTGGAGAGAGCTAATGGCCTGGCCGCTAACCTGGACAAGAAGCAGAGGAACTTTGACAAG GTGTTGGCAGAGTGGAAACAGAAGTATGAGGAGGGTCAGGCAGAGGTGGAAGGAGCTCAGAAGGAGGCTCGTTCTCTCAGCACTGAACTGTTCAAGATGAAGAACTCCTATGAGGAAGCCTTGGATCAGCTGGAGACCATGAAGCGTGAAAACAAGAACCTGCAAC AGGAGATCTCCGATCTGACTGAACAGATTGGTGAGACTGGAAAGAGCATTCATGAGCTGGAGAAGGCCAAGAAGCAGGTGGAGACAGAGAAGTCTGAGATCCAGACAGCTCTTGAAGAGGCTGAG GGAACTCTGGAGCACGAAGAGTCTAAGATCCTGCGTGTTCAGCTGGAGCTCAACCAGGTCAAAGGTGAAGTAGACAGGAAGCTGGCAGAGAAAGATGAAGAGATTGAGCAGATCAAGAGGAACAGCCAGAGAGTGACTGACTCCATGCAGAGCACTCTGGATTCTGAGGTCAGGAGCAGGAATGATGCCCTGAGAATCAAGAAGAAGATGGAGGGTGATCTGAATGAGATGGAGATTCAGCTGAGCCATGCTAATCGCCAGGCTGCTGAGTcccagaaacagctgagaaatgtCCAGGCACAGCTGAAG GATGCACAATTGCACCTGGATGATGCTGTCAGGTCTCAGGATGACTTCAAGGAACAAGCTGCTATGGTGGAGCGCAGGAACGGTCTCATGGTAGCTGAAATTGAGGAGCTTAGAGCTGCCCTGGAACAGACAGAGAGAAGCCGCAAAATCGCTGAGCAGGAGCTGGTGGACGCCAGTGAGCGTGTTGGTCTGCTGCACTCTCAG AACACAAGCCTTCTGAATACCAAGAAGAAGCTTGAGGCTGACCTGGTTCAGATCCAGAGTGAAGTGGATGACACTGTTCAGGAAGCAAGAAATGCAGAGGACAAGGCCAAGAAGGCCATCACTGAT GCTGCTGTGATGGCTgaggagctgaagaaggagCAGGACACTAGCGCTCACCTGGAGAGGATGAAGAAGAACCTTGAGGCTGCTGTTAAGGACCTGCAGCACCGCCTGGATGAGGCTGAGAATCTGGCTATGAAGGGTGGCAAGAAACAGCTCCAGAAACTTGAGTCCAGG GTGCGTGAGCTGGAGGCTGAGGTTGAAGCTGAGCAGAGGCGTGGTGCAGATGCTGTTAAGGGTGTCCGTAAATATGAGAGGAGAGTGAAGGAGCTCACCTATCAG ACTGAGGAGGACAAGAAGAACATTAACAGGCTGCAGGATCTGGTTGACAAGCTGCAGCTCAAGGTGAAGGCCTACAAGAGGCAGGCTGAGGAAGCG GAGGAGCAGGCCAATGTCCATCTGTCCAAGTACAGGAAGATCCAGCATGAGCTTGAGGAGGCCGAGGAACGTGCCGACATTGCCGAGTCCCAGGTCAACAAGCTGAGAGCTAAGAGCCGCGACTCTGGCAAG GGAAAAGATGCAGCTGAGTAA